The Chloroflexota bacterium genome window below encodes:
- a CDS encoding integrase, whose translation MATPEHYSQSRKTSKVYLELDEVARLEKTPTNLRDQLLIRLLFRLGCRVSEALAITVDDIDFGTAVVTIQHLKTRMKLSCPRCSTRLGKSHTYCPKCGAKVERLVAEEKEHRRVRTLPIDDDTREMLREYIERGGPVLRHGKNSIFGINRHRAWQIVRDCADRAAVGELVNPETGRRRGVSPHRLRDAFAVHAVKLDDSGDGLRLLQEHLGHQNFNTTAKYRKVAGEEHREWYDKLWGGGHK comes from the coding sequence CCACTCCTGAGCACTACTCTCAAAGCCGAAAGACGAGTAAGGTTTACTTAGAACTTGACGAGGTAGCTCGTCTCGAGAAGACCCCCACCAATCTCAGGGATCAGTTGCTTATCAGGCTACTGTTTCGTCTGGGGTGCCGTGTCTCTGAAGCTCTGGCTATAACAGTGGACGATATTGACTTTGGCACGGCTGTCGTCACCATCCAGCACCTGAAGACAAGAATGAAGCTGTCATGCCCCCGGTGTAGCACAAGGCTTGGCAAGAGCCACACCTACTGTCCGAAGTGCGGGGCGAAAGTTGAGAGGTTGGTCGCCGAGGAGAAAGAGCATCGCCGGGTGAGGACGCTGCCCATCGACGATGACACCCGAGAGATGCTCAGAGAATACATCGAGCGTGGCGGCCCTGTGCTACGCCATGGGAAAAACTCAATCTTCGGCATCAATCGCCATCGGGCCTGGCAGATTGTTAGAGACTGCGCCGATAGGGCTGCTGTGGGCGAGTTGGTGAACCCGGAAACTGGAAGAAGGCGCGGGGTGAGTCCCCATAGGCTGCGAGATGCCTTTGCCGTGCACGCTGTAAAGCTCGATGATTCCGGTGATGGACTGAGGCTACTTCAGGAGCACCTTGGTCACCAGAACTTCAATACCACAGCGAAGTACAGGAAGGTGGCTGGAGAGGAACATCGGGAGTGGTACGACAAATTGTGGGGCGGGGGACACAAATGA
- a CDS encoding nucleotide sugar dehydrogenase produces the protein MTLADRILSRSARVGVMGLGYVGLPLAVEIAQAGFPLVGMEKDGEKVKRIREGQSYIEDVPQHLLADLVKQGRLEATADPGIIAQLDVVIICVPTPLSKTKEPDISSIVEASQTIAPHLAGGEKLVILESTTFPTTTEEVTLPILEAGGLKVGKDFFLAFSPERIDPGNRRYGVRNVPKVVGGVTPRCTELAHLFYGQFVEQVVPVSSPRAAEMTKLLENIFRCVNIALINELAMLCDRMKIDIWEVIEAASSKPFGFMPFYPGPGLGGHCIPVDPFYLSWKAKEYDFHTQFIELAGNINENMPYWVVGKVAEALNTHQKSVNGSRILLLGVAYKRDVADVRNSPALRIAELLRERGAQICYSDPFIPRFRVGEEVYTRALLSDELLGQSDCVVIITDHGGVDYAKVAEGAKLVVDTRGVLHHLPK, from the coding sequence ATGACTCTCGCTGACAGGATTCTCTCTCGGTCTGCTCGAGTTGGGGTTATGGGGTTGGGGTACGTGGGGTTGCCTCTGGCAGTGGAGATAGCTCAGGCGGGCTTCCCGCTGGTGGGAATGGAAAAGGATGGCGAGAAGGTTAAGCGAATAAGGGAGGGACAGAGCTATATCGAAGACGTCCCCCAACACCTCCTGGCTGACCTGGTGAAGCAAGGGCGACTGGAGGCCACCGCCGACCCCGGCATCATAGCCCAACTGGACGTGGTCATTATCTGCGTGCCTACGCCCTTGTCCAAGACGAAGGAACCCGATATCTCTTCCATAGTAGAAGCCTCCCAGACCATTGCCCCACATCTGGCGGGCGGAGAGAAGCTGGTTATCCTGGAGAGCACCACCTTCCCCACTACCACCGAGGAGGTTACTCTACCCATTCTGGAGGCTGGTGGGCTCAAGGTAGGGAAGGATTTCTTCCTGGCTTTCTCTCCCGAGCGAATAGACCCCGGAAATAGAAGGTATGGGGTAAGAAATGTCCCTAAAGTGGTAGGAGGGGTAACGCCAAGATGCACGGAGCTCGCCCATCTCTTCTATGGGCAGTTTGTGGAACAGGTGGTGCCTGTTTCTTCACCCAGAGCGGCTGAGATGACCAAGCTCCTGGAGAATATCTTTCGCTGTGTCAATATAGCCCTGATAAATGAGCTGGCCATGCTTTGTGACCGGATGAAGATAGATATCTGGGAGGTTATCGAGGCGGCCTCCTCCAAGCCATTTGGTTTCATGCCCTTTTACCCCGGGCCGGGACTGGGGGGACATTGCATCCCGGTTGACCCCTTCTATCTCTCGTGGAAAGCAAAGGAGTATGATTTTCACACCCAGTTCATTGAGCTTGCCGGCAATATCAATGAAAACATGCCCTACTGGGTGGTGGGCAAAGTGGCTGAAGCTTTGAATACCCACCAGAAGAGCGTCAATGGCTCCCGCATCCTGCTCCTGGGGGTGGCCTACAAGAGGGATGTGGCTGATGTGCGCAACTCCCCGGCACTGAGGATAGCAGAGCTCTTGAGGGAGAGGGGCGCCCAAATCTGCTATTCTGACCCCTTTATCCCCAGGTTCAGGGTAGGTGAGGAGGTGTACACCCGAGCGCTCTTATCCGATGAGCTCTTGGGGCAAAGCGACTGCGTGGTCATCATCACCGACCACGGCGGCGTCGATTATGCCAAGGTCGCTGAGGGGGCCAAACTGGTGGTGGACACCAGAGGGGTGCTACATCATCTCCCAAAATAG
- a CDS encoding polysaccharide biosynthesis protein, producing MALVEKSLQKLARIRLWPRVNDGRMYALCGIEAMTVAAAASAAFFVRFSGEEAAQNLSDFWWVIPLGVGVRITVFWLLGLYSWVWYYMGVREVFYLALAIAVSSLVLGGIVAGVEGSAFPETLLVVDWLVVMALVGGERLFIRLWREYSARQALSTGSEDQKRLVIVGAGDAAEVVSREIDKRPSLGYRLVGYLDDDLRKVGQRVHGVPVLGTVQDIPSIVSQNKVDEILIAIPSASGETMRRIVAQCQESHAKFKTLPGVYQLVNGKVTVNRIREVEIEDLLRREPYQPDLRERALYLKGSRVLVTGAAGSIGSELCRQIAGFEPACLVLLDWNENGLYEVELEMRRQFPELSMEFVIGDIRSKGKTETVMQLHEPQVVFHAAAHKHVPLMEHNPDEAVLNNILGTKVWIEAATQHGVDRFVFVSTDKAVNPTSIMGATKRVAEMMIQGRSGQSQTKFVAVRFGNVLGSQGSVVPLFRKQIAQGGPITVTHQEIVRYFMTVDEAVRLIIQAAALGNRGEIFVLDMGQPVKILDLARDMIRLSGLKEGEDIEIKFIGLRPGEKLYEETLTEMEGISVTRYEKIFLAKLEGVDMEKLAGGIAELERLARSRDSQGIRSKLKELVPSYRPEGER from the coding sequence ATGGCTTTGGTGGAGAAGTCTCTGCAGAAACTGGCCCGTATTCGTTTGTGGCCGAGGGTAAACGACGGTCGCATGTACGCCCTGTGCGGCATAGAGGCCATGACAGTGGCTGCTGCGGCCAGCGCTGCCTTCTTCGTGCGCTTCTCCGGTGAAGAGGCAGCGCAGAACCTGTCTGATTTCTGGTGGGTGATTCCCTTGGGTGTAGGCGTGCGGATAACTGTGTTCTGGCTACTGGGGCTCTATAGCTGGGTGTGGTACTACATGGGGGTGAGAGAGGTCTTCTACCTCGCCCTGGCTATCGCCGTTAGCTCGCTGGTGCTGGGTGGCATAGTAGCCGGGGTGGAAGGCTCTGCTTTCCCCGAGACTTTGCTGGTGGTGGACTGGCTAGTGGTCATGGCTCTGGTAGGCGGGGAACGTCTCTTTATCAGGTTGTGGCGGGAGTATAGCGCCAGGCAGGCATTGTCGACCGGTAGCGAAGACCAGAAGAGGCTCGTCATAGTAGGCGCCGGGGATGCGGCCGAGGTGGTCAGCCGGGAGATAGACAAGCGCCCTTCACTGGGCTATCGCCTGGTAGGATACCTGGATGACGACCTGAGGAAAGTGGGGCAGAGGGTGCACGGGGTGCCTGTGCTGGGGACAGTGCAGGATATCCCTAGCATAGTAAGCCAGAATAAGGTGGATGAAATACTTATCGCTATTCCTTCCGCCAGTGGCGAGACCATGCGCCGCATTGTGGCCCAATGCCAGGAAAGCCATGCCAAGTTCAAGACTCTCCCGGGGGTATATCAGCTTGTTAATGGAAAGGTAACGGTGAATCGAATAAGGGAGGTCGAGATAGAAGACCTTCTGAGAAGAGAGCCCTATCAGCCCGATTTGAGGGAGAGAGCCTTGTATCTGAAAGGAAGCCGTGTTCTGGTCACCGGCGCCGCCGGCTCCATCGGCTCCGAGCTGTGCCGCCAGATAGCCGGCTTCGAGCCAGCCTGTCTCGTCCTTCTGGATTGGAATGAGAATGGCCTCTATGAAGTAGAGCTGGAGATGCGCCGCCAGTTCCCGGAGCTAAGTATGGAGTTTGTCATCGGCGACATCAGGAGCAAGGGTAAGACTGAGACAGTGATGCAGCTTCATGAGCCCCAGGTTGTCTTTCACGCCGCCGCCCATAAGCACGTCCCCCTGATGGAGCATAACCCTGATGAGGCGGTGCTGAACAATATCCTGGGCACCAAGGTGTGGATAGAGGCCGCCACCCAGCATGGCGTAGACCGATTCGTTTTCGTTTCCACGGATAAGGCCGTCAACCCCACCAGCATCATGGGAGCTACCAAGCGGGTGGCCGAGATGATGATTCAAGGGCGAAGTGGGCAAAGCCAGACCAAGTTTGTGGCGGTGCGGTTTGGCAATGTGCTGGGAAGCCAGGGAAGCGTCGTCCCCCTGTTCAGAAAGCAGATTGCTCAAGGTGGGCCCATCACGGTGACTCACCAGGAGATAGTGCGCTATTTCATGACAGTGGACGAAGCAGTCCGGCTCATTATTCAGGCGGCTGCCCTGGGCAACAGGGGAGAGATATTTGTCCTTGACATGGGCCAGCCAGTGAAGATCCTTGACTTAGCCAGAGATATGATCAGGCTCTCCGGGCTGAAGGAGGGGGAGGATATCGAAATCAAGTTTATTGGTTTGAGGCCAGGGGAGAAACTGTATGAGGAGACACTTACCGAGATGGAAGGGATAAGTGTCACCCGATACGAGAAGATCTTCCTGGCCAAACTGGAGGGGGTGGACATGGAAAAGCTCGCTGGGGGAATAGCGGAGCTGGAGAGGCTGGCACGGTCAAGAGACAGCCAGGGAATAAGGAGCAAGCTCAAGGAGCTTGTCCCTTCTTACCGGCCGGAGGGGGAAAGATGA
- a CDS encoding DegT/DnrJ/EryC1/StrS family aminotransferase has product MLIPLSRPDITDLEIEYVTEVLRTPNLSLGPKLAEFEQKMAAYVGRKYAIAVNSGTAGLHLIIRAMGIAEGDEVITTPFSFVASANCLLFERARPAFVDIDPLTFNIDVNKIEQRITARTKAILAVDVFGYPADWDELERIAQRHNLKLIEDSCEALGAEYKGRKAGTFGEAAIFSFYPNKQMTTGEGGIIVTDSEEIAGLCKNMRNQGRGEGDGWLEHQRLGYNYRLSDINCALGLAQLERLEEILAKRRRVALWYNERLRGIEGVRVPCSAPEIKRSWFVYVALLGERYKREDRDRILEGLTQRGIGCRNYFSPIHLQKFYREMFGYKEGDFPVTEAVASRTIALPFYNNLTQDEVRQVTENLRQLL; this is encoded by the coding sequence ATGCTAATCCCACTTTCCCGCCCGGATATCACGGACCTGGAGATAGAGTATGTCACCGAGGTGCTCAGGACCCCCAACCTGAGCCTGGGGCCGAAGCTGGCGGAGTTCGAGCAGAAGATGGCAGCGTATGTGGGCAGAAAATATGCCATCGCAGTGAATAGCGGTACTGCGGGCCTGCACCTCATCATCCGCGCCATGGGGATTGCGGAAGGGGACGAGGTCATCACCACCCCCTTCAGCTTCGTCGCCTCGGCTAACTGCCTTCTGTTTGAACGGGCAAGACCGGCCTTTGTGGATATTGACCCGCTGACCTTCAATATAGACGTTAACAAGATTGAGCAGCGAATAACGGCACGGACAAAAGCCATCCTGGCGGTGGACGTCTTCGGCTACCCGGCGGACTGGGATGAATTGGAGAGGATAGCCCAAAGACACAACCTTAAGCTCATAGAGGATAGCTGCGAGGCGCTGGGGGCGGAGTATAAAGGCAGAAAGGCAGGGACTTTTGGCGAGGCGGCCATTTTCAGTTTCTATCCCAATAAGCAGATGACCACCGGGGAGGGAGGGATTATCGTAACTGATAGTGAGGAAATCGCCGGGCTGTGTAAGAACATGAGGAATCAGGGGAGGGGGGAGGGCGACGGATGGCTGGAGCACCAGAGGTTGGGGTACAACTATCGCCTGAGTGATATAAACTGCGCCCTGGGGCTGGCGCAACTGGAGAGGCTGGAGGAGATCCTGGCAAAGCGGCGAAGGGTGGCGCTGTGGTACAACGAGCGGCTACGGGGGATTGAAGGGGTAAGGGTGCCGTGCTCCGCACCGGAGATTAAGAGAAGCTGGTTCGTCTACGTTGCGCTGCTGGGGGAGCGATACAAGAGAGAGGACAGAGATAGAATCCTCGAGGGGCTGACTCAAAGAGGGATAGGCTGCCGCAATTACTTCTCGCCTATTCACCTCCAGAAATTCTACCGGGAGATGTTTGGCTATAAAGAAGGGGATTTCCCGGTCACCGAGGCGGTGGCCTCAAGGACTATCGCCCTTCCCTTCTACAACAACCTTACCCAGGACGAGGTAAGACAGGTGACAGAAAACCTGAGGCAGCTTCTGTGA
- a CDS encoding NAD-dependent epimerase/dehydratase family protein: MKVLVTGGAGFIGSHIVDALLEQGHEVVVVDNMSTGFAQNVNRQAGLYTMSICDANLEELFAQERPEVVNHQAAQMVIQKSVENPIFDAEENILGSLNVILNCVRFGVKKIIYASSGGAVYGDPVRLPVKEDYPVNPVSQYGVSKHTVEHYLHVYETQYGLGYTVLRYANVYGARQNPEGEAGVVAIFARQMLRGETPTIFGQGNKTRDYTHVSDVVRANLLAMERGKGIYNIGTGVETTDQEMFDTLAELLGYKDVPRYEPVRKGEIYRICLNSSLAGMELGWQPQLSLRQGLLQTVSYYHRRFASRGIE; the protein is encoded by the coding sequence ATGAAGGTGCTGGTTACCGGGGGAGCGGGGTTTATCGGCTCCCACATAGTTGATGCACTCCTTGAACAGGGACATGAGGTGGTGGTAGTGGATAATATGTCCACAGGCTTTGCACAGAATGTCAACCGCCAGGCTGGATTGTACACGATGAGTATTTGTGATGCTAATCTGGAGGAATTATTTGCCCAGGAAAGGCCAGAGGTGGTGAACCATCAGGCGGCGCAGATGGTGATACAGAAGTCAGTAGAGAACCCAATCTTCGATGCTGAGGAGAATATTCTGGGAAGCTTGAATGTCATCCTCAACTGTGTTCGCTTCGGGGTGAAAAAGATAATCTATGCCTCCTCGGGGGGAGCCGTCTATGGCGATCCGGTGCGGCTCCCAGTGAAGGAAGACTACCCGGTAAACCCCGTTTCCCAATATGGGGTCTCGAAACACACTGTTGAGCACTATCTGCATGTTTACGAGACACAATACGGGTTAGGCTACACGGTGCTGAGATATGCTAACGTCTATGGGGCACGGCAGAATCCCGAGGGGGAGGCAGGGGTGGTGGCTATCTTCGCCCGTCAGATGCTGAGAGGCGAGACACCTACCATATTTGGCCAGGGCAACAAGACGCGAGATTATACCCACGTGTCAGATGTGGTGAGAGCCAATCTTCTGGCTATGGAAAGGGGAAAGGGCATCTATAACATCGGTACCGGCGTGGAAACGACAGACCAGGAGATGTTCGATACTCTGGCGGAGCTCCTGGGCTACAAGGATGTCCCACGGTACGAGCCGGTGAGGAAAGGAGAGATTTACCGCATTTGCCTGAATTCTTCCTTAGCAGGGATGGAGCTGGGCTGGCAGCCTCAGCTAAGCCTTAGGCAAGGATTATTACAGACCGTCAGTTATTACCACCGCCGCTTCGCGTCCCGAGGGATAGAGTAG
- a CDS encoding sugar transferase, whose amino-acid sequence MAGSGVLDCCPDYECISSRPTPVPSYHVTSDIVLSERSVGFPVIPKGKGSQTASSPLLLLSGKSGLPDGYLESLPGGEGGHLATEGVVSLFIQTKEPFLKRPFDFSLALLGLVLSSPLWLAFSLAIYAEDRGPVFFLQERCGKEGKAFRTIKFRTMKVPKEGEARLDVDLEEDPRVTRVGRLLRAMALDELPELINILKGEMSFVGPRPLPFRIEVASHYGSIAEVPGYEMRSQARPGLTGLAQVCAPKDIEHQSKFHYDNVYVEKMSFWLDLKLILLSFWVSFRGRWEGRGSKV is encoded by the coding sequence ATGGCTGGTTCCGGTGTTCTTGATTGCTGCCCTGATTATGAATGCATTTCTTCTAGACCAACTCCTGTACCAAGTTACCATGTCACTTCAGATATTGTTTTATCTGAGCGCTCTGTTGGCTTTCCTGTTATCCCAAAGGGGAAAGGGAGTCAAACTGCTTCGAGTCCCCTTCTACTTCTGTCTGGTAAATCTGGCCTGCCTGATGGCTATCTGGAAAGTCTGCCGGGGGGAGAAGGTGGTCACCTGGCAACCGAGGGGGTGGTGAGCCTGTTTATACAAACAAAAGAACCTTTCCTCAAGCGGCCTTTCGACTTCTCTCTGGCGCTTCTAGGCCTGGTCTTGTCCTCGCCCCTGTGGCTTGCCTTTTCTCTGGCGATATACGCAGAGGACAGGGGGCCGGTCTTCTTTCTCCAAGAGCGGTGCGGCAAGGAGGGAAAAGCCTTTCGGACTATAAAGTTCCGGACGATGAAGGTGCCTAAGGAAGGCGAAGCACGGTTGGATGTAGATTTGGAGGAAGACCCGCGGGTCACCAGGGTCGGCAGGCTGCTCCGGGCAATGGCTCTGGACGAGCTGCCCGAACTGATAAATATCCTCAAAGGGGAAATGAGCTTCGTGGGCCCAAGGCCACTGCCGTTCCGGATAGAAGTGGCTTCTCATTATGGGAGTATCGCAGAGGTTCCCGGCTACGAGATGAGGAGCCAGGCGCGCCCCGGGCTGACCGGTCTAGCCCAGGTTTGTGCCCCCAAGGATATAGAGCACCAGAGTAAGTTCCACTATGACAACGTGTATGTAGAGAAGATGAGCTTCTGGCTCGACCTGAAGCTGATACTGCTGTCATTCTGGGTAAGCTTCAGGGGGAGGTGGGAGGGGCGGGGGAGCAAAGTATGA
- a CDS encoding glycosyltransferase family 2 protein, whose product MVVEVLFWVFVGLVAYAYFGYPALLVALGSLRGKREYPELQELTTVSLLIVAYNEEKVIRQKIENSLALDYPKDKLEIIIASDASTDSTDKIAIEYQDKGVRLIRRPTRGSQTGAQNYAAPQAKGDIIVFSDAETMYARDAIGKLVEPFADRDVGCVVGNHGYINPGDSATSYGETLYKRYDNFLKQKQSTARALLFATGAIYAVRSSLYTPVDPRYDHDTVVPLRCAASGHKVIYQPKAVAYEQASTEAENEFRRKVRIIVRDAWTLLGLKLMFPRLWLTFNIVSHKILRWLVPVFLIAALIMNAFLLDQLLYQVTMSLQILFYLSALLAFLLSQRGKGVKLLRVPFYFCLVNLACLMAIWKVCRGEKVVTWQPRGW is encoded by the coding sequence GTGGTAGTAGAAGTGCTCTTTTGGGTCTTTGTCGGTCTGGTGGCTTATGCTTACTTTGGCTACCCTGCTTTGCTGGTTGCCCTGGGCAGTCTGAGAGGGAAAAGAGAGTATCCTGAATTGCAGGAGTTGACGACGGTCAGCCTTCTTATTGTTGCTTACAATGAGGAGAAGGTTATCAGGCAAAAGATCGAGAATAGCCTGGCTCTGGACTACCCGAAAGATAAGCTGGAGATAATCATCGCCTCTGATGCTTCCACAGATAGCACTGACAAGATCGCCATTGAGTATCAGGATAAAGGAGTACGGCTGATCCGTCGCCCCACCAGGGGCTCACAGACCGGGGCTCAGAACTACGCTGCCCCCCAGGCGAAGGGAGATATAATCGTCTTTTCCGATGCGGAAACCATGTACGCAAGGGATGCCATTGGCAAGCTGGTTGAGCCATTTGCTGACCGTGATGTGGGCTGTGTAGTGGGGAACCATGGGTATATCAACCCCGGAGATTCAGCTACAAGTTATGGGGAGACGCTTTACAAAAGATATGATAATTTCCTGAAACAAAAGCAAAGCACAGCTAGGGCTCTCCTTTTTGCCACTGGGGCTATCTATGCAGTTCGTAGTTCCCTTTATACCCCTGTAGACCCTAGGTATGACCATGACACTGTAGTACCACTGAGATGTGCCGCCTCTGGGCATAAGGTTATCTATCAACCTAAAGCAGTCGCTTACGAGCAGGCTTCCACTGAAGCTGAGAATGAATTCAGACGCAAGGTTCGGATCATAGTTAGGGATGCCTGGACACTGCTGGGGCTGAAGCTTATGTTCCCCAGGCTTTGGCTAACCTTCAATATCGTGTCACACAAGATTCTGAGATGGCTGGTTCCGGTGTTCTTGATTGCTGCCCTGATTATGAATGCATTTCTTCTAGACCAACTCCTGTACCAAGTTACCATGTCACTTCAGATATTGTTTTATCTGAGCGCTCTGTTGGCTTTCCTGTTATCCCAAAGGGGAAAGGGAGTCAAACTGCTTCGAGTCCCCTTCTACTTCTGTCTGGTAAATCTGGCCTGCCTGATGGCTATCTGGAAAGTCTGCCGGGGGGAGAAGGTGGTCACCTGGCAACCGAGGGGGTGGTGA
- a CDS encoding glycosyltransferase family 4 protein has translation MPRKVAMLLSNPFANDPRVYKEAKTLVDNGYQVTVFAWDRECTHPQKEHREGMHIERIAAKATYGRGLLQAPALLLFYSKVLPRLNRGRFDVIHCHDLETLPLGLLAGKLTKARVIFDAHEADYYSDAQRLRWLSTRAGKVLERRLAGRAEAVLAVNDYQMGKYHEMKIKNVRLVPNYPDLSLMAAKPLSVERNRIVIGRIGALHEGSGIEHLIDAFTLMREKYDNISLKIVGGTACTDRRLLLQKLATLGSAAEFIPGYEYSELGKLYDDLHIWVMPTDPSSFSGYLTPTKFFEALCFAKPVVVSNTGYMGTIAQQENCGLVLDEVTPESIASAVGKLIDNPELRKEMGENGRKAIKEKYNWDISVKELLAAYENLSWRKG, from the coding sequence TTGCCGCGTAAAGTAGCTATGCTCCTCTCCAACCCTTTCGCCAATGACCCCAGGGTATATAAGGAGGCGAAGACGCTGGTAGACAATGGCTACCAGGTGACCGTATTTGCCTGGGACAGGGAATGCACGCATCCCCAAAAAGAGCATCGAGAGGGAATGCACATTGAAAGAATAGCGGCGAAGGCAACTTATGGCCGAGGATTATTACAGGCTCCTGCATTGCTTCTTTTCTACAGCAAGGTTTTACCTCGCCTTAATCGCGGCAGATTTGACGTCATTCACTGCCATGATCTGGAGACTCTACCCCTCGGCTTGCTGGCTGGGAAGTTGACGAAGGCTAGAGTGATTTTCGACGCTCATGAGGCAGATTACTATAGCGACGCCCAGCGACTTCGTTGGCTATCTACACGCGCAGGCAAGGTGCTAGAAAGACGGCTAGCCGGACGGGCTGAAGCTGTGTTAGCAGTGAATGATTATCAGATGGGTAAATACCATGAGATGAAAATCAAGAATGTACGGCTGGTACCTAATTACCCTGACTTGAGTTTGATGGCAGCCAAACCATTAAGTGTGGAGAGAAACCGCATTGTCATAGGCAGGATTGGCGCACTCCACGAGGGTTCAGGAATAGAACACCTTATTGATGCTTTTACGTTGATGCGCGAAAAATACGACAATATTTCCCTGAAGATAGTGGGGGGCACTGCGTGTACCGATAGGCGTTTGTTGCTTCAGAAGCTTGCCACTCTTGGCAGCGCGGCAGAGTTCATCCCGGGCTACGAGTACTCGGAACTGGGAAAACTCTATGACGACCTCCACATCTGGGTGATGCCCACTGACCCATCGTCGTTTTCGGGTTACTTGACCCCCACCAAATTCTTTGAAGCCCTCTGCTTTGCCAAACCAGTGGTTGTCAGCAACACCGGATACATGGGCACGATTGCGCAACAGGAGAATTGCGGTCTGGTGCTTGACGAGGTCACCCCGGAGAGTATCGCTAGTGCCGTGGGTAAACTCATAGACAACCCCGAATTGAGAAAGGAAATGGGTGAGAACGGGCGAAAAGCAATCAAGGAGAAATACAACTGGGATATCTCAGTGAAGGAGCTATTGGCTGCCTACGAGAATCTGTCATGGCGAAAAGGGTGA